TCCACATTCTACATTTTCATCAGATACACCAAAAACTTCAACTTCGTTATTATGAACAGTCACGAAAATTTCGACATCTACCGCACCCCTCAACTGTGCAGAAGTCTTAGCCATTTCATAAACCTTTGTTTCGGCCCATTCCACTGCATCTGAATGCTTAGTAAACTTTTTATTTTCAAAAGTCGAATAACCTATAAATCCATTCTTGGGTATTATTATTATTTTTTCCTCGACCATAACATTTCCTGTAATCGCGCCAATTGCATTTGCAACTCCAGCATTTTTAGGAACAATATAACTGGTGTTTAATGTTTCGGCTACACCAGGGAGATATATATGAGTTGGCGCTCCGATTCCTACTAACTTCAGTCTTGTTGAAAAACTGTATGCTATAATATCATTTGTATCGTTTTTCTCTTGTGCTAATTTGCAATTTTTCTTAAAACTGGAATTTATCAAATTGCTTAGTTGTTCAGACATTCCACCACTCATCATTTTAGCTTCATCATGCTCTAATATCATATTAACTATATTGAAATATAAACGTTCCTTGATTTTTTCGTTCACTATTTCAATCAACTCTTCAAGATGTACATTTATCTGATTAGCCATAATCATTGCACCATAATATGCCGCTTCCTTATTCCAGTCAGTAAATTCGCCTGTGAGGTGCATTATATCAGTCGGAGTAAGGCTGCATCTCATGACAATTCCATGTTTTTCTAGTCTTTTTAGGTTGATTGAGTAAATAGTTGTATCTGTCATTTCAGTTAGCTCAGTTAAACTCAATGGCCCATTTGCTAAAGCGGTTACTATATTTCTTTCTTCCTGATTATAAAAAGCATCTTCTGAAATATCCCTGATTTTATAGAAAAACTCACACAATGAAATAGTATGCTTCCTGTTATATCTATAAATTGTTTCAATCTTTTCAAGTACACTTGGCCAACGACAAGCTAGCCATGACAATGGTGCTGCTCTATCGGGGCCTATGTTTAAGGTGTTTTGATTATTATGTCTGATTAGACTGTCTCCACCAAGTCCAACAGTATTTATCAGGATAGATTTAATCCCCGTATTCCACTTACCTATTCTAGCTCCTTTAATAGCAATTTCAGGATTGCCATCTTTTACAAGTGCAATATCACTTGTTGTCCCTCCCATATCAACAACAATGCAATTTTCCTCTCTTGTTAGATTAATTGCACCAGCAACGCTTGCCGCTGGTCCACAAAGTAGTGTTTCCATTGGCTTGTCT
This Desulfosporosinus orientis DSM 765 DNA region includes the following protein-coding sequences:
- a CDS encoding hydantoinase/oxoprolinase family protein, which produces MQYGLGIDTGGTYTDAVIFDFENNKVISTAKSITVKEDLTIGINGALSQIPQEMITAIMLVSLSTTLATNACIEGKGCRAKLVLIGFDEDIVAKYGHEYGLPEKAEIIFLSGGSNQQGEITYEPDWDFLKTKVENCNYIIDTFAVVELWGVRNSNVEKKAKALLNDWTGKQVVCGHELTDELNSLKRAASALINVQLIPIINDFINAVKISLKHMGIEAPLVIVRGDGSLMSEKFARDKPMETLLCGPAASVAGAINLTREENCIVVDMGGTTSDIALVKDGNPEIAIKGARIGKWNTGIKSILINTVGLGGDSLIRHNNQNTLNIGPDRAAPLSWLACRWPSVLEKIETIYRYNRKHTISLCEFFYKIRDISEDAFYNQEERNIVTALANGPLSLTELTEMTDTTIYSINLKRLEKHGIVMRCSLTPTDIMHLTGEFTDWNKEAAYYGAMIMANQINVHLEELIEIVNEKIKERLYFNIVNMILEHDEAKMMSGGMSEQLSNLINSSFKKNCKLAQEKNDTNDIIAYSFSTRLKLVGIGAPTHIYLPGVAETLNTSYIVPKNAGVANAIGAITGNVMVEEKIIIIPKNGFIGYSTFENKKFTKHSDAVEWAETKVYEMAKTSAQLRGAVDVEIFVTVHNNEVEVFGVSDENVECGVKDSSNKNSIQSNKIKADESVSQKNKLLIETIVTARAVGNIFDWNKQKKIREEFQWQRQKFLHVVRLKKK